Proteins from a single region of Pyrus communis chromosome 6, drPyrComm1.1, whole genome shotgun sequence:
- the LOC137736042 gene encoding uncharacterized protein — translation MMNLTKLDFVALDIIGKYYLTWVVDTKIHLEAGNLGETIKEENNASSQDRANVMIFICRHLDEGEEQFFGETITEEDMLEKTFSTLHASNVLLQQQYRKRGFTEYNQLISMLLVVEQNNDLLMKSHQSRPIRSTPFPEVNVVSLEVNTTSSRGNNYKQGCGHK, via the exons ATGATGAACTTGAcaaagcttgattttgttgccttGGATATTATTGGGAAGTACTACCTTACATGGGTAGTGGATACTAAAATCCATCTGGAGGCAGGGAATCTTGGAGAAACCATCAAGGAGGAAAACAATGCATCTTCTCAAGATCGGGCAAATGTTATGATCTTTATCTGTCGCCACCttgatgaaggagaagaacAA TTTTTTGGGGAGACCATTactgaggaagatatgctggaaaagactttcagcaCATTGCATGCCTCCAACGTGCTCTTGCAGCAGCAGTATAGAAAGCGAGGCTTTACTgagtacaaccagctgatatcgATGCTCCTTGTGgttgaacaaaacaatgatCTTCTGATGAAAAGCCATCAGTCCCGACCTATTAGATCGacaccattcccagaagtgaatgttGTTTCCCTCGAAGTGAACACCACATCCTCTCGTGGCAATAATTACAAACAAGGATGTGGCCATAAATGA